One window of Acropora palmata chromosome 1, jaAcrPala1.3, whole genome shotgun sequence genomic DNA carries:
- the LOC141887107 gene encoding uncharacterized protein LOC141887107 → MLNLDWFQPFKDSIYSVGVLYLSFLNLPPQERNKEENIAIVGIIPGPQEPSRDVNSFLDPLVDEFLDFWDGVWINTPSTGPKFCGLALVCATCDIPASRKLCGFLSFSAKMGCNKCKKEFPRPAFGAKQDFSGFNRSSWTLRTDAEHREQAWTIKNTASSKKGRDDKESNYGVRFSSLIHLPYFDFISFVVIDPMHNLMLGTPRKCLKFGKKKTCSVKRNLATFKAGSIS, encoded by the coding sequence ATGTTGAACCTTGACTGGTTTCAACCATTCAAAGATTCCATTTACAGTGTGGGAGTCCTTTACCTGAGTTTTCTTAACTTGCCTCCTCAAGAAAGGAACAAAGAGGAAAACATTGCTATTGTTGGCATTATTCCAGGTCCTCAGGAGCCCAGCCGGGATGttaattcatttttggacCCTCTTGTTGATGAATTCTTGGACTTCTGGGATGGTGTTTGGATAAATACCCCCTCTACTGGACCCAAGTTTTGTGGGCTTGCTCTAGTCTGTGCAACATGTGACATACCTGCATCTCGTAAACTATGTGGCTTTTTAAGCTTCAGTGCCAAAATGGGTTGCAACAAGTGTAAAAAAGAGTTCCCAAGGCCAGCATTTGGAGCAAAACAGGATTTCTCTGGCTTTAACCGGAGCAGTTGGACATTACGCACTGATGCTGAACACAGGGAGCAAGCATGGACAATCAAGAACACAGCATCCTCAAAAAAAGGCCGGGACGACAAAGAAAGCAACTATGGTGTGAGGTTTTCTTCCTTAATTCACCTTCCTTATTTTGACTTTATCTCATTTGTGGTGATTGATCCCATGCACAATTTGATGTTAGGAACACCAagaaaatgcttaaaatttggaaagaagaaaacttgCTCAGTGAAAAGGAATTTAGCCACCTTCAAAGCAGGATCAATAAGTTAA
- the LOC141887170 gene encoding uncharacterized protein LOC141887170 encodes MDCSDRFSREDTGVKKGKRFCEHCERFVSTRTYNRHKRMKTSHVQGQGKPVLLDATGINLVDHSFHSDSSDLEFDFSDNEWTEAFSEIQDAQVDACDSPCYSGEDVSGGELSNAESSASFEGQHGETDSDDGAELSFHDLEMSSSEEEEGEATKTTRLSTISNSVVKLIIMFLMFWKTMHNISDSAICLLFAFSKKVVELLARISQSKAIKDIANLLPNSLYMIRNYLGIKREDFQKYIVCPRCSAIYKPEDCVQTLANGRKKGKRCSFVEFPDHLRRTQRKPCGTSLFKAVRS; translated from the exons ATGGATTGTAGTGATCGATTTAGTAGAGAAGATACTGGTGTTAAGAAGGGCAAACGATTTTGCGAACACTGCGAACGCTTCGTCTCAACACGAACATACAACCGGCACAAGCGAATGAAGACGAGTCACGTACAAGGCCAAGGTAAGCCAGTGTTGCTCGACGCAACTGGA ATAAACTTGGTGGATCACAGTTTCCATTCAGATTCTAGCGACCTTGAGTTTGATTTCTCTGACAATGAATGGACAGAAGCCTTCAGCGAAATTCAGGATGCTCAAG TTGATGCATGTGATAGCCCCTGTTACTCTGGAGAAGATGTTAGTGGTGGAGAGCTGTCAAATGCTGAGTCATCTGCCAGTTTTGAGGGTCAACAT GGAGAAACTGACAGTGATGATGGTGCTGAATTGAGTTTTCATGACCTGGAGATGTCATCATCAGAAGAGGAGGAAGGGGAGGCAACAAAGACCACAAGACTATCAACAATCAGCAATTCAGTGGTTAAACTTATAATCATGTTCCTCATGTTTTGGAAAACAATGCACAACATTTCTGATTCAGCtatttgtcttttatttgccTTTTCTAAAAAGGTGGTTGAACTTTTGGCTAGAATCTCTCAATCCAAAGCAATCAAGGACATTGCCAATTTATTACCTAATTCCCTATACATGATAAGGAACTATTTGGGTATAAAGAGAGaagactttcaaaaatacattGTCTGTCCAAGATGTTCGGCTATCTACAAACCCGAGGATTGTGTGCAGACTCTGGCCAAcggaaggaaaaaaggaaaacgttGCAGTTTTGTGGAATTTCCAGATCACCTTAGGAGAACCCAGCGAAAGCCTTGTGGGACTTCTCTGTTCAAGGCTGTCCGATCTTAG